A stretch of Ascochyta rabiei chromosome 6, complete sequence DNA encodes these proteins:
- a CDS encoding Heme o synthase: protein MSLRPGLPRWTAGRDANTICLQCWRKLLARSPTPSRQAFSTRPSHRAGAVAVGKSRNSFSNDFFGKNSLLKDSFWQPKRELQSSIAAGKPGEPPSLSPQDATTATSTEDVLPHRRRKRAKEVAAQSPTREGRDGRDGRDGRDGRDGRDGRDGRDGRDGRDGRDGRDGREGREGSKGSEAYPIPLDASARLADLATTQTSLKRLFFTYLSLSKPRLSFLVVLTATATYSLYPVPQLLSTAATATPSLSALTLLFLTTGTALCSASANAFNMLMEPKFDAQMSRTRNRPLVRKLISPRGAVVFAVACGIVGTGALYYGVNPTTALLGLGNIVLYAGIYTPLKRVSVLNTWVGAVVGGLPPLMGWTAAASQYAHDGTWEELLFGQGSAGGWLCAALLFAWQFPHFNSLSWSIRDEYRAAGYRMLAWVNPRQNGRVALRYALLMFPVCIALSYCGITDPSYIATSSAVNGWMAWKAWQFYRADGHKGTARGLFWASVWHLPIVMVLAMAQKKGLGERLYRSVFGYADIDDDELYYEAGELEDEEAEYQRRQVVR, encoded by the coding sequence ATGAGCCTTCGACCGGGGCTGCCACGATGGACTGCTGGCCGCGATGCGAACACGATATGCCTGCAGTGCTGGCGAAAGCTGCTGGCGCGATCACCGACGCCCTCGCGCCAGGCCTTCTCGACCAGGCCATCCCATAGAGCCGGCGCCGTGGCCGTGGGCAAGAGCCGGAACTCGTTCAGCAACGACTTCTTCGGCAAGAACTCGCTCCTGAAGGACTCGTTCTGGCAGCCAAAAAGAGAACTGCAGAGCTCCATTGCCGCGGGCAAGCCTGGGGAACCACCATCGCTGTCGCCGCAAGATGCCACCACCGCAACCTCCACAGAAGACGTCCTCCCGCACCGGCGGCGGAAGCGCGCCAAGGAAGTCGCTGCACAGTCTCCCACCAGAGAAGGCAGAGACGGCAGAGACGGCAGAGACGGCAGAGACGGCAGAGACGGCAGAGACGGCAGAGACGGCAGAGACGGCAGAGACGGCAGAGACGGCAGAGACGGCAGAGACGGCAGAGAAGGCAGAGAAGGCAGCAAAGGCAGCGAAGCCTACCCCATCCCCCTCGACGCCTCGGCGCGCCTCGCCGACCTGGCCACGACCCAAACGTCGCTCAAAcgcctcttcttcacctACCTCTCGCTCTCGAAACCACGCCTCTCcttcctcgtcgtcctcaccgccaccgccacctACAGCCTCTACCCCGTCCCGCAGCTGCTGTCCACGGCCGCGACCGCCACGCCCTCGCTGTCCGCGCTCACGCTCCTGTTCCTGACCACAGGCACTGCCCTGTGCAGCGCGTCGGCCAATGCCTTCAACATGCTCATGGAGCCCAAGTTCGACGCCCAGATGAGCCGCACACGTAACCGCCCGCTGGTGCGCAAGCTCATCTCGCCACGCGGCGCCGTCGTCTTCGCCGTCGCCTGCGGCATCGTGGGCACCGGCGCGCTCTACTACGGCGTCAACCCCACCACGGCGCTGCTGGGCCTCGGCAACATTGTCCTCTATGCCGGCATTTACACCCCGCTGAAGCGCGTCTCGGTACTCAACACCTGGGTCGGCGCCGTCGTCGGCGGCCTGCCTCCGCTGATGGGCTGGACCGCCGCCGCAAGCCAGTACGCGCACGATGGGACCTGGGAGGAGCTCCTGTTCGGCCAAGGGAGCGCAGGCGGCTGGCTGTGCGCCGCGCTGCTCTTCGCCTGGCAGTTCCCGCACTTCAACTCGCTCAGCTGGTCCATTCGCGACGAGTACCGCGCCGCCGGCTACCGCATGCTAGCCTGGGTCAACCCGCGCCAGAACGGCCGCGTCGCGCTCCGCTACGCACTCCTCATGTTCCCCGTCTGCATCGCGCTGTCCTACTGCGGCATCACAGACCCATCCTACATCGCCACCTCGTCGGCCGTGAATGGCTGGATGGCCTGGAAGGCCTGGCAGTTCTACAGAGCCGACGGCCACAAGGGCACAGCGAGAGGCCTGTTCTGGGCCAGTGTGTGGCACCTTCCCATCGTCATGGTGCTGGCCATGGCGCAGAAAAAGGGGCTGGGCGAGCGCCTGTACCGCAGTGTGTTTGGGTATGCGGAtatcgacgacgacgagctgTACTACGAGGCCGGCGAGCTGGAAGACGAGGAGGCGGAATATCAGCGCCGACAGGTGGTGAGGTGA
- a CDS encoding 60S ribosomal protein L37B: MTKGTSSFGKRHNKTHTLCRRCGRRSLHIQKHTCSSCGYPAAKTRKFNWGEKAKRRKTTGSGRMRYLKTVNRKFSNGFRTGTAPGAKGPSSS; the protein is encoded by the exons ATGA CTAAGGGTACCTCCAGTTTCGGAAAGCGTCACAACAAGACGCACACGCTGTGCAGGCGTTGCG GTCGTCGCTCCCTCCACATCCAGAAGCACACCTGCTCCTCGTGCGGCTACCCTGCTGCCAAGACCAGGAAGT TCAACTGGGGCGAGAAGGCCAAGCGCAGGAAGACCACCGGTTCCGGCCGCATGCGCTACCTCAAGACCGTCAACCGCAAGTTCTCCAACGGTTTCCGCACTGGCACCGCTCCCGGCGCCAAGGGCCCTTCCTCCTCGTAA
- a CDS encoding proteasome regulatory particle base subunit: MVGLTSAAGVVGFLSEPDPALRSFALHQLNDQIDLLWPEVAGSVSQIEALYEDESFPERELAALVAAKVYYQLQEYNESMVFALGAGKLLDIHKAGEFEETILAKCVDTYIAMSAMHNPPTPVSKASQATPQLSISFTGGSTGAASTSASLTSPITPFSQSALPSKSLLSREDSNTFDPTIPGGGNAGVVGAHPTPMMLQRNVQKNLQATIRRIFESCYESGDYKQVVGIAIEARNLDVLRASIVRASQDEKKKAGKKPATGASTKSEELMDYVLDICMNVVQERGLRNEILRLILDLLNDNEIPNPDYFSIAKCVTYLDQHSLASKLVRQLVEQGDDKSLATAYQISFDLYENGTQEFLAKVMADLPESEGDDDESKPSANGDASEAKESDSLLADADTSNVSDLPPRTNKSSSDDHNKAFSSVRHILRGTKSIELNLEFLYRNNRTDKSVLNKIRDSLEARSSIFHSSVTFANAFMNAGTTNDTFFRENLDWLGKAVNWSKFSATAALGVIHRGNITQGQKLLDPYLPKDSVSTGSHYEQGGSLYALGLIYANHGSNVLDYLVKQFQNASEEVIQHGGALGVGVAGMATGSEEIFDAFKSVLYTDSAINGEAVGLSMGLVMLGTGSIKALEDMIQYAHDTQHEKIVRGLAMGMALIMYARQEAADELINGLLEDPDPTLRYGGIMTIALAYCGTGSNKAVRRLLHVAVSDVSDDVRRVAVMSLGFVLFRKPGSVPRMVELLSESYNPHVRYGATMALGIACAGTGLPEAVDLLEPMMKDSTDFVRQGALIALAMIMVQQNEATNPKVASIRKQLTKIIGDRHEDAMAKMGCALALGIIDAGGRNCTIGLQTPTGNLNMAAIVGMAVFTQYWYWFPLTHFLSLSFTPTAIIGVDQDLQIPSFKFHSNTRPSMFDYPPETEVKAEEAPEKIKTAVLSTTAQDKRRRMVKERQRRRESMDVDQTPTTPKPADDDKMDVDDEKKDDEKKEDEKAEGASTESPKKKAEKEKVGYELENMSRVLPAQVKHITFPGDRFIPVKKPTLGVILLTDTKPSEPKTLLELKVKKAAPAPAPGASGSSGEQAAEGAAEAESSGPTTDNLVDEGDEEASLPGDFEYESDTNPNDSE; this comes from the exons ATGGTTGGCCTCACTTCCGCTGCCGGTGTCGTTGGGTTCCTCTCCGAGCCAGATCCAGCGCTGCGGTCCTTCGCCCTGCATCAGTTAAACGACCAGATCGATCTGCTGTGGCCGGAAGTTGCGGGCTCAGTCAGTCAGAT TGAGGCCCTCTACGAAGATGAGTCGTTCCCCGAGCGAGAGCTCGCCGCGCTTGTCGCAGCCAAGGTCTACTACCAGCTGCAAGAATACAACGAGAGCATGGTCTTTGCGCTGGGTGCTGGCAAGCTCCTAGACATCCACAAGGCTGGTGAATTCGAGGAGACAATACTAG CGAAATGCGTCGACACGTACATCGCCATGTCCGCCATGCACAACCCCCCGACCCCAGTCAGCAAGGCAAGCCAGGCGACTCCGCAGCTGAGCATATCGTTTACCGGAGGCTCGACAGGTGCTGCTAGCACCTCGGCTAGCCTGACCTCGCCCATCACACCCTTCTCGCAATCCGCGCTGCCCTCCAAGTCGCTGCTTTCTCGCGAGGACTCCAACACATTCGACCCCACAATTCCAGGTGGCGGCAATGCTGGTGTGGTCGGAGCACACCCCACGCCCATGATGCTGCAGAGGAACGTTCAGAAGAACCTGCAAGCTACGATACGGCGGATATTCGAGAGCTGCTACGAGAGCGGCGACTACAAGCAGGTCGTGGGCATCGCGATCGAGGCGCGGAATCTCGATGTCTTGCGTGCGTCCATCGTACGAGCAAGCCAggacgagaagaagaaggcgggCAAGAAGCCTGCTACGGGCGCTTCCACGAAGAGCGAGGAGTTGATGGACTACGTCCTCGATATCTGCATGAACGTCGTGCAGGAGAGGGGTCTGAGGAATGAA ATCCTCCGTCTCATCCTCGATCTGCTCAACGACAACGAGATCCCCAATCCCGACTACTTCTCGATCGCCAAATGCGTTACTTACCTCGACCAGCACTCGCTCGCGTCCAAGCTTGTCCGCCAGTTGGTGGAGCAGGGCGACGACAAGTCGCTCGCGACTGCTTACCAGATCTCTTTCGATCTATACGAGAACGGTACCCAGGAGTTCCTCGCGAAGGTTATGGCGGATTTGCCCGAGTCTGaaggcgacgacgacgagtcGAAGCCTTCTGCCAATGGTGACGCATCTGAGGCAAAGGAGTCGGACTCTCTGCTCGCCGACGCGGATACAAGCAACGTCTCGGATCTGCCACCTCGCACGAATAAGTCGAGCAGCGACGATCACAACAAAGCCTTCAGCTCCGTACGCCACATCCTGCGGGGAACGAAGAGCATCGAACTGAACCTCGAATTCCTCTACAGGAACAACCGTACAGACAAGTCCGTCCTGAACAAGATTCGCGACAGCCTCGAGGCACGAAGCTCGATATTCCACAGCAGCGTCACGTTCGCCAACGCCTTCATGAACGCCGGTACCACAAACGACACATTCTTCCGCGAGAACCTGGACTGGTTGGGCAAGGCGGTCAACTGGTCCAAGTTCTCGGCCACTGCTGCTCTCGGTGTCATCCACCGTGGCAACATCACCCAGGGCCAAAAGTTGCTCGACCCCTACCTGCCAAAGGACAGCGTCTCGACTGGCTCTCACTACGAGCAGGGTGGATCCCTGTATGCTCTCGGTCTGATCTACGCCAACCACGGCAGCAACGTCCTCGACTACCTGGTCAAGCAGTTCCAGAACGCATCTGAGGAGGTCATTCAGCATGGCGGTGCGCTCGGTGTCGGTGTTGCTGGTATGGCTACCGGATCGGAGGAGATCTTCGATGCCTTCAAGAGCGTCTTGTACACCGACTCTGCCATCAACGGTGAAGCTGTCGGTCTCTCCATGGGTCTTGTCATGCTTGGCACCGGCAGCATCAAGGCTCTCGAGGACATGATCCAGTACGCACACGACACACAGCACGAGAAGATTGTCCGTGGTCTCGCCATGGGGATGGCACTCATCATGTATGCCCGACAGGAGGCTGCGGACGAGCTCATCAACGGCCTTCTTGAAGACCCAGACCCAACCCTGCGCTACGGTGGTATCATGACCATTGCTTTGGCGTACTGTGGCACAGGCAGCAACAAGGCCGTCCGCAGGTTGTTGCACGTCGCTGTCAGCGATGTCAGCGATGATGTCCGCCGAGTAGCAGTCATGAGCTTGGGATTTGTGCTGTTCAGGAAGCCTGGCAGCGTCCCTCGCATGGTTGAGCTCCTCTCCGAGTCGTACAACCCGCACGTGCGTTATGGAGCTACCATGGCTCTCGGTATCGCATGCGCTGGTACCGGACTTCCCGAAGCCGTCGACCTGTTGGAGCCCATGATGAAGGACTCTACCGATTTTGTCCGACAGGGTGCTCTGATCGCTCTTGCTATGATCATGGTACAGCAGAACGAGGCCACGAACCCCAAGGTTGCATCCATCAGGAAGCAGCTTACCAAGATCATCGGTGACCGTCATGAGGACGCCATGGCTAAGATGGGATGTGCGCTCGCCCTCGGTATCATCGATGCTGGAGGTCGTAACTGCACAATCGGTCTGCAGACACCAACTGGCAACCTGAACATGGCCGCCATTGTCGGCATGGCCGTCTTCACGCAGTACTGGTACTGGTTCCCCTTGACACATTTCCTGTCGCTCAGCTTCACACCCACGGCCATTATCGGTGTCGACCAGGACCTCCAGATCCCCTCGTTCAAGTTCCACAGCAACACCCGACCCAGCATGTTCGACTACCCACCAGAGACGGAGGTCAAGGCCGAGGAGGCACCTGAGAAGATCAAGACTGCGGTTCTGTCGACAACAGCTCAGGACAAGCGCCGACGGATGGTGAAGGAGCGCCAGCGCCGACGTGAGAGCATGGATGTTGACCAGACACCCACCACACCCAAGCCTGCGGACGACGACAAGATGGATGTCGATGATGAGAAGAAGGAcgacgagaagaaggaggatgAGAAGGCCGAAGGCGCCTCAACGGAATCGCCTAAGAAGAAggcggagaaggagaaggttGGCTACGAGCTGGAGAACATGTCGCGTGTTCTGCCAGCCCAGGTGAAGCACATTACATTCCCTGGGGATCGCTTCATCCCAGTCAAGAAG CCAACCCTTGGTGTGATTCTTCTCACAGACACCAAGCCTTCGGAGCCCAAGACGCTGCTCGAGCTCAAGGTCAAGAAGGCGGCGCCAGCACCAGCGCCGGGAGCATCGGGGTCGTCTGGTGAACAGGCAGCCGAGGGTGCTGCGGAGGCAGAGTCGTCTGGCCCCACAACGGACAACCTGGTAGACGAGGGCGATGAAGAGGCGTCGCTGCCTGGGGATTTTGAGTACGAGTCGGACACGAACCCTAACGACAGCGAGTAG
- a CDS encoding Structural maintenance of chromosomes protein 1, whose translation MGKLVRLEVYNFKSYRGRHTLLFADSYFTSIIGPNGSGKSNSMDAISFVLGVRSSQLRSDKLQDMVYRGRIIRDANINADGTATDGHANPESHADTHSGTQAENPQNAWVKAVYEDDADQEHEWQRTITPSGASEYRINRRQVTAKEYNDALEEHSILVKARNFLVFQGDVEKIATMAPDKLTEQVERISGSLEQKPDYDRLKADSEAAAEDNAKHLHERRAINGELKTYQEQKAEADEYERKLAERDEAVVTKTLWKLFLYQQTMEKARDKIASHQEELKEHKRSVEKYHTKHEQERQAEAKVKRDVSKTDRSIKDKEKQIEDTTNELAPVDETIRLLNHQRQKNDSVLADLRKKRDTEAQQVQKVKKDLDLVQKAEKKWEDDFRAASQRQGRELSQQDLQEYNQLRGDVVKRTHADQMQIDRLKREVDTDRDHVRNLQQSVDTHEKAAARLSADIGRLEERHKEQKSQIKELESARNAKQKELDKLRADRRQLELNYQEKNQMLQESATQLSIVEGSRRESRKQQEARKAIERLRVRLGPDKVHGRYRDLITPKQAKYRKAMGRVLGPQMETVIVDTEATAKECIAYLKQERIGIMSFDPLDSIQIKAVDSQLKGMHKGMRLAIDCINYEPKHERAMTAACGNTMICDTEKIAKELRYERRVQAKAVTLDGRVISKGGTQTGGELDRDDDGGEQAWDEKSYQTLRDRVDSIQKELANLPKLEGSRQQEQTIEAELLDLTDQVRRAQDETKALSRNIDSLKKELAHHKSELRGVRPNLDQQTQRLRNREDELRGFQDSVNQVTDGVFATFCQRLGYASIRDYEDQQGTVQQEAAEKRLEFTRQRSKLSFLLKQLESSLQGIEDRLQVAESKIGRIDAQLAEHQAKQEELQNSRDVLEAELEELQEKRQALEEKLTARAVAVKEARRALDQRNEKVKKVLREVDVEEAKIKTSATSRYNTLKECRVNEIHIPLTPDSNPLTSLPMTDLPRPDADAMDVDEDPDNTQIQQPEVDDYGIDVDFEELEEELKTELLEILENEDSQDDKVQSAVLSALREAEARLTDTITRLETDISKATPNMRAGERLAATEARLAAVDADFASTRKRAATAKKAFEDVKQRRHDLFMKAFNHISENIGGTYKDLTKSPQFPLGGQAYLDMEDSTEPYLAGLKYHAMPPLKRFRDMEHLSGGEKTIAALALLFAIHSYQPSPFFVLDEVDAALDNVNVSRVAKYVREHASPGMQFIVISLKAGFFQESETLVGVMRDQSKMTSQYLSLDLRKYPA comes from the exons atgGGGAAGCTGGTGCGCCTGGAGGTGTACA ACTTCAAGTCCTACCGCGGCCGCCACACCCTCCTCTTCGCCGACTCGTACTTCACCTCCATCATCGGCCCCAATGGCTCCGGCAAGTCGAACAGCATGGACGCCATCTCCTTCGTCCTCGGCGTCCGCTCGTCCCAGCTGCGGTCGGACAAGCTGCAGGACATGGTCTACCGCGGCAGGATCATCCGCGACGCCAACATCAACGCCGACGGCACCGCGACCGACGGCCATGCCAACCCCGAGTCCCACGCCGACACCCACTCCGGCACACAGGCCGAGAACCCGCAGAACGCCTGGGTCAAGGCCGTCTACGAGGACGACGCCGACCAAGAGCACGAGTGGCAGCGCACCATCACACCCTCCGGCGCAAGCGAGTACCGCATCAACCGCCGCCAGGTCACCGCCAAGGAGTACAACGACGCCCTCGAGGAGCACAGCATCCTGGTCAAGGCCAGGAACTTCCTCGTCTTCCAGGGCGACGTCGAGAAGATCGCCACCATGGCCCCGGACAAGCTCACCGAGCAGGTCGAGCGCATCTCTGGATCCCTCGAGCAAAAGCCCGACTACGACAGGCTCAAGGCCGACTCCGAGGCCGCCGCCGAGGACAACGCAAAGCACCTCCACGAGCGTCGCGCCATCAACGGCGAGCTCAAGACCTACCAGGAGCAAAAGGCCGAAGCAGACGAGTACGAGCGCAAGCTGGCCGAGCGCGACGAGGCCGTCGTCACCAAGACGCTGTGGAAGCTGTTCCTCTACCAGCAGACCATGGAGAAGGCGCGCGACAAGATTGCCTCCCACCAGGAGGAACTGAAGGAGCACAAGCGCAGCGTCGAAAAGTACCACACCAAGCACGAGCAGGAAAGACAGGCCGAGGCCAAGGTCAAGCGCGACGTGAGCAAGACGGATCGCAGCATCAAGGACAAGGAGAAGCAGATCGAGGACACCACCAACGAGCTCGCTCCAGTCGACGAGACCATCCGCCTGCTCAACCACCAGCGCCAGAAGAACGACTCGGTGCTTGCCGACCTCAGGAAGAAGCGAGACACCGAAGCACAGCAGGTGCAAAAGGTCAAAAAGGACTTGGATCTGGTGCAGAAAGCCGAGAAGAAGTGGGAGGACGACTTCAGGGCGGCCTCCCAGCGACAGGGCCGCGAGCTTTCCCAGCAGGACCTCCAAGAGTACAATCAGCTCCGCGGCGACGTTGTGAAGCGCACCCACGCCGACCAGATGCAGATCGACCGGCTGAAGCGAGAGGTCGACACGGATCGTGATCACGTTAGGAACCTGCAGCAAAGCGTCGACACGCACGAGAAGGCGGCAGCGCGCCTGAGTGCTGACATTGGCCGCCTCGAAGAGCGACACAAGGAGCAAAAGTCCCAGATCAAGGAACTCGAGTCGGCCAGGAACGCTAAGCAGAAAGAGCTGGACAAGCTCCGCGCTGATCGTCGACAGCTGGAGCTGAACTACCAAGAGAAGAACCAGATGCTGCAGGAATCCGCCACGCAGCTCAGCATCGTCGAGGGAAGCCGGCGCGAATCGCGAAAGCAGCAAGAAGCCCGCAAGGCCATCGAGCGACTGCGCGTTCGCCTCGGTCCTGACAAGGTGCACGGCCGGTACCGCGACCTCATCACCCCCAAGCAAGCCAAGTACCGCAAGGCGATGGGCCGAGTGCTGGGTCCTCAGATGGAGACCGTCATCGTCGACACCGAAGCCACTGCCAAGGAGTGCATTGCTTACCTCAAGCAGGAGCGCATCGGCATCATGTCCTTTGACCCACTCGACTCCATCCAGATCAAGGCCGTCGACTCGCAACTCAAGGGCATGCACAAAGGCATGCGCCTGGCCATCGACTGCATCAACTACGAACCGAAGCATGAGCGCGCCATGACCGCAGCGTGCGGTAACACGATGATCTGTGACACCGAAAAGATCGCCAAAGAGCTCAGGTATGAGCGTCGTGTGCAGGCCAAGGCGGTAACACTGGACGGTCGTGTCATCAGCAAGGGTGGAACCCAGACGGGTGGCGAGCTGGATCGTGACGACGACGGCGGCGAGCAGGCGTGGGACGAGAAGTCGTACCAGACACTCCGCGACCGTGTCGATTCGATACAGAAGGAGCTTGCCAACCTCCCTAAACTCGAGGGTTCGCGACAACAAGAGCAGACGATCGAGGCTGAGCTGCTAGACCTGACCGATCAAGTCAGACGCGCACAGGACGAAACCAAGGCCCTGTCACGCAACATCGATAGCCTGAAGAAAGAACTGGCCCACCACAAGAGCGAACTGAGAGGCGTACGACCGAACCTAGATCAGCAGACGCAGCGACTGCGAAACAGAGAGGACGAGCTCAGAGGCTTCCAAGACTCGGTCAACCAAGTCACCGACGGTGTGTTTGCCACCTTCTGCCAAAGACTCGGCTACGCGTCCATTCGAGACTACGAGGACCAGCAGGGCACAGTCCAGCAGGAGGCTGCCGAGAAGCGTCTCGAGTTCACCAGACAGCGCAGCAAGCTCTCGTTCCTGCTCAAGCAGCTCGAGTCTTCGCTCCAGGGCATCGAGGACCGTCTTCAAGTGGCCGAGAGCAAGATTGGGCGAATCGATGCTCAGCTTGCAGAGCACCAGGCGAAGCAAGAGGAGCTGCAGAACTCGAGAGATGTTCTCGAGGCCGAGCTAGAGGAGCTGCAAGAGAAGCGCCAAGCTTTGGAGGAGAAGCTGACCGCACGAGCTGTTGCTGTCAAGGAAGCACGCCGTGCCCTCGATCAGCGCAACGAAAAGGTCAAGAAGGTACTGAGGGAGGTTGACGTGGAAGAAGCCAAGATCAAGACGAGCGCAACGAGCCGATACAACACGCTCAAAGAGTGCAGGGTGAACGAGATCCACATCCCGCTTACACCCGACTCCAACCCCCTCACCTCGTTGCCCATGACGGATCTGCCTCGCCCTGATGCGGACGCCATGGATGTTGACGAGGACCCTGACAACACACAGATCCAGCAACCAGAGGTGGACGACTACGGTATCGACGTCGACTTCGAAGAGCTCGAGGAAGAGCTCAAGACTGAGCTTCTCGAGATACTCGAAAAC GAGGACTCGCAAGACGACAAGGTCCAGTCCGCCGTCCTCTCCGCCCTGCGTGAAGCCGAAGCCCGTCTCACCGACACAATCACCCGCCTGGAGACGGACATTTCAAAAGCAACACCCAACATGCGCGCCGGCGAGCGTCTAGCAGCCACCGAAGCGCGCCTCGCGGCCGTCGACGCCGACTTTGCCAGCACGCGCAAGCGAGCAGCCACAGCCAAGAAGGCGTTTGAAGACGTAAAGCAGCGGCGCCACGACCTCTTCATGAAAGCCTTCAACCACATCTCCGAGAACATTGGCGGCACCTACAAGGACCTGACCAAATCCCCCCAGTTCCCTCTCGGCGGGCAAGCGTACCTCGACATGGAAGACAGCACGGAGCCGTACCTAGCGGGGCTAAAATACCACGCCATGCCCCCGCTCAAGCGCTTCCGCGACATGGAGCACCTCTCCGGCGGCGAGAAGACGATCGCTGCCCTCGCCCTGCTCTTCGCCATCCACAGCTACCAACCGAGTCCCTTCTTCGTGCTCGATGAAGTCGACGCCGCCCTCGACAACGTCAACGTCAGCCGCGTCGCAAAGTACGTCCGCGAGCACGCCAGCCCGGGCATGCAGTTCATCGTCATCAGCCTGAAAGCCGGCTTCTTCCAGGAGAGCGAGACGCTCGTGGGCGTCATGCGCGATCAGAGCAAGATGACGAGCCAGTACCTCAGTTTAGAC TTGAGGAAATACCCGGCGTGA
- a CDS encoding Pyruvate kinase — translation MANALDHLNAGRTRIEWLSQLNTEYHPAKEYRRTSIIGTIGPKTNSAEKMNALRKAGLNVVRMNFSHGSYEYHQSVIDNAREAERTQAGRPLAIALDTKGPEIRTGNTVGDADIPIKAGTVLNITTDEQYATASDDKNMYVDYKNITKVIEAGRTIYVDDGVLSFEVLEVVDEQTIKVKCVNNGKISSKKGVNLPKTDIDLPPLSEKDKADLKFGVKNKVDMVFASFIRRGSDITAIREVLGEEGKDIQIIAKVENQQGVNNFDEILRETDGVMVARGDLGIEIPPSQVFIAQKMMITKCNIAGKPVITATQMLESMTYNPRPTRAEVSDVGNAVLDGSDCVMLSGETAKGDYPIEAVTMMHETCLLAEVAIPYVNAFDELRKLAPIPCPTTETCAMAAVSASLEQNAGAILVLTTSGTTARLVSKYRPVCPIIMVSRNDTACRYSHLYRGVYPFYFPEEKPDFKSSPWQEDVDRRLKWGIMNAIKLGVLSKGDPVVCVQGWRGGMGHTNTLRIVPATEDLGLDQEA, via the exons ATGGCGAACGC ACTGGACCACCTCAACGCTGGCAGGACCAGGATCGAATGGCTCAGCCAGCTCAACACCGAGTACCACCCGGCCAAGGAGTACCGCCGCACCTCGATCATCGGCACCATCGGCCCCAAGACCAACTCGGCCGAGAAGATGAACGCTCTGCGCAAGGCTGGCTTGAACGTCGTCCGCATGAACTTCTCCCACGGCTCCTACGAGTACCACCAGTCGGTCATCGACAACGCCCGCGAGGCCGAGAGGACCCAGGCCGGCCGCCCGCTCGCCATTGCCCTCGACACAAAGGGCCCTGAGATCCGCACCGGCAACACGGTCGGCGACGCCGATATCCCCATCAAGGCCGGCACCGTCCTGAACATCACCACCGATGAGCAGTACGCCACAGCCTCGGACGACAAGAACATGTACGTCGACTACAAGAACATCACAAAGGTCATCGAGGCCGGCCGCACAATCTACGTCGACGACGGCGTGCTGTCCTTCGAGGTCCTCGAGGTTGTCGACGAGCAGACCATCAAGGTCAAGTGCGTCAACAACGGCAAGATTTCGTCCAAGAAGGGCGTCAACCTGCCCAAGACCGACATCGACCTGCCTCCTCTGTCTGAAAAGGACAAGGCCGATCTCAAGTTTGGTGTCAAGAACAAGGTCGACATGGTCTTTGCTTCTTTCATCCGCCGCGGCAGCGACATCACCGCCATCCGCGAGGTCCTCGGCGAAGAGGGCAAGGACATCCAGATCATTGCCAAGGTCGAGAACCAGCAGGGAGTGAACAACTTCGACGAGATCCTCAGGGAGACAGACGGTGTCATGGTCGCCCGTGGTGATCTTGGCATCGAGATCCCTCCCAGCCAGGTCTTCATTGCCCAGAAGATGATGATCACAAAGTGCAACATCGCCGGGAAGCCCGTCATCACCGCCACGCAGATGCTCGAGTCCATGACATACAACCCTCGCCCTACCCGTGCCGAGGTCAGCGATGTCGGCAACGCCGTTCTCGACGGCTCCGACTGCGTCATGTTGTCTGGAGAGACGGCCAAGGGCGACTACCCCATCGAGGCTGTCACCATGATGCACGAGACCTGCTTGCTCGCCGAGGTCGCCATTCCCTACGTCAACGCCTTTGACGAGCTGAGGAAGCTGGCGCCTATCCCCTGCCCCACCACCGAGACTTGCGCCATGGCCGCCGTCAGCGCGTCTCTCGAGCAGAACGCTGGTGCCATTCTTGTTCTGACAACGAGCGGTACCACTGCTCGTCTTGTCTCCAAGTACCGCCCCGTCTGCCCCATCATCATGGTTTCTCGTAACGACACTGCCTGCAGG TACTCTCATCTGTACCGCGGTGTATACCCCTTCTACTTCCCCGAGGAGAAGCCCGACTTCAAGTCGAGCCCTTGGCAGGAGGATGTCGACCGCCGTCTTAAGTGGGGTATCATGAACGCCATCAAGCTCGGTGTTCTGAGCAAGGGTGACCCCGTTGTCTGTGTACAAGGTTGGAGGGGCGGCATGGGCCATACCAACACGCTCCGCATCGTCCCAGCGACGGAGGATCTTGGTTTGGACCAGGAGGCTTAG